In a single window of the Prochlorococcus marinus str. AS9601 genome:
- a CDS encoding TVP38/TMEM64 family protein, with protein MNKIQKFLSVVFFIAIFVVLIYLIQNYGIEPLRNKIESMGIWAPFGIFILRGVSIILPALPSSAYSLLAGSLLGFQRGYMTIIFSDIVFCQAAFFIARNYGRVPVRNLVGQKAMKKIESFNQNQLEENFFLMTGLLMTGLFDFLSYAIGIGGTRWKIFTPALLISLLISDSILVAVGAGVSQGAGLFLGIALLGMFALATISGLAKNKMPK; from the coding sequence ATGAATAAAATACAAAAATTTCTCTCAGTAGTTTTTTTTATAGCAATATTCGTTGTTTTAATTTACTTAATCCAAAATTATGGAATTGAACCTCTTAGAAACAAAATAGAAAGTATGGGAATTTGGGCACCTTTTGGAATATTCATACTTAGAGGAGTAAGTATTATTTTGCCCGCTCTTCCAAGTTCAGCTTATTCTCTGCTAGCTGGTTCATTACTAGGATTTCAAAGAGGTTACATGACAATAATCTTCTCTGATATTGTTTTTTGCCAAGCTGCTTTCTTTATTGCAAGAAATTATGGTCGGGTTCCTGTACGTAATTTAGTAGGCCAGAAAGCAATGAAAAAGATTGAAAGTTTTAATCAAAACCAGCTAGAAGAAAATTTCTTTCTTATGACAGGTCTTCTAATGACTGGCCTTTTTGATTTTCTAAGCTACGCAATTGGTATTGGAGGAACTCGCTGGAAAATATTTACTCCTGCATTATTAATAAGTCTCCTAATCAGTGACTCTATACTTGTCGCAGTAGGAGCTGGAGTTAGTCAGGGAGCAGGATTATTTCTTGGAATTGCTCTATTGGGAATGTTTGCTTTAGCGACTATTTCAGGATTGGCAAAAAATAAAATGCCTAAATAA
- a CDS encoding FGGY-family carbohydrate kinase: MPDNFYGGLDFGTSGARISIINLHKKLIYSNSVPYSCSFKSPNSWIKSCEKLLGCLPIELKSNLQKLAISGTSGTLTASNLRGEPIGEAISYDQACNEHKVLLDSLTSEEDHLRTPYSSLAKALKLIDKYGTNILLRHQSDWITGWFLKDWTYGEEGNNLKLGWDLKKESWPKSYLNTSWRKCLPQIIKSGKIIGQVNFDLAERFNLNKKLILISGTTDSNASVIAAGLDKENGLTVLGTTIVVKKIIDNPIKKQGITNHRVNGNWICGGASNAGCGILSQFFSDLEIKELSRQINPSKNTSLNLLPLNSKGERFPVNDSNLKPILDPRPVSDSLYLHALFEGLAKIELKGWEKLGELTGSLPKKIITIGGGSKNPQWRKIRENIVNIPIVSCKKTTSFGTALLAMNSK, translated from the coding sequence ATGCCTGATAATTTTTATGGAGGGTTAGATTTTGGAACCAGTGGTGCAAGAATATCAATAATTAATCTTCATAAAAAATTAATATATTCCAATTCAGTCCCTTATTCATGCAGCTTTAAAAGTCCAAATTCTTGGATCAAGTCTTGTGAAAAACTCTTAGGGTGTTTACCTATTGAGTTAAAAAGTAACCTTCAAAAATTGGCTATATCTGGCACATCAGGAACTTTAACAGCATCAAATTTACGAGGAGAGCCAATAGGAGAAGCAATATCTTATGACCAAGCATGTAATGAACATAAGGTCCTTCTTGATTCATTAACTTCTGAAGAGGATCATCTGCGAACTCCATACAGTAGTCTTGCTAAAGCATTAAAACTAATAGATAAATATGGGACAAATATACTTTTAAGACATCAATCTGATTGGATCACTGGTTGGTTTTTAAAAGATTGGACTTATGGAGAAGAAGGTAATAATCTAAAACTTGGTTGGGATCTGAAAAAAGAATCATGGCCAAAAAGCTATCTCAATACTTCATGGAGAAAATGCCTGCCTCAAATAATAAAAAGTGGGAAAATTATTGGACAAGTGAATTTTGATTTAGCAGAGAGATTTAACTTGAATAAGAAATTAATATTAATCTCAGGCACTACTGACTCTAATGCAAGTGTAATAGCTGCAGGTTTAGACAAAGAAAATGGTCTCACAGTTTTAGGAACAACTATTGTAGTTAAGAAAATTATTGATAATCCTATAAAAAAACAAGGAATTACAAACCATAGAGTAAACGGCAATTGGATATGTGGAGGAGCATCAAACGCAGGCTGTGGTATATTGTCTCAGTTTTTCTCTGATTTAGAAATAAAAGAGCTCAGTAGACAAATAAATCCATCAAAAAACACCTCTTTAAATCTTTTACCTCTTAATAGTAAAGGAGAAAGATTTCCTGTTAATGATTCTAATTTAAAGCCGATACTTGATCCAAGGCCAGTAAGCGACTCTCTTTATTTACATGCATTATTCGAGGGTCTAGCAAAGATCGAATTGAAAGGTTGGGAAAAGCTAGGCGAACTAACAGGTTCACTACCAAAAAAAATTATTACTATTGGTGGAGGTTCAAAAAACCCTCAGTGGAGAAAAATAAGAGAAAATATTGTCAATATACCAATAGTTTCATGTAAAAAAACTACTTCATTTGGTACAGCCTTGTTAGCGATGAACTCAAAATAA
- the metK gene encoding methionine adenosyltransferase — MSDFIFTSESVTEGHPDKICDQISDAVLDALLTEDPESRVACETVVNTGLCLLTGEITSKAKVDYIKLVRNVIKEIGYEGYRAGGFDANSCAVLVALDEQSPDISQGVNEADDVNDDLEDNTGAGDQGIMFGYACDETPELMPLPISLAHRLAIQLSKVRHENMLNYLLPDGKTQVSIDYKNGVPLSINTILISTQHNPEIDGITNEEEIRQRIKEDLWKNVVLPATEDLEIKPNIQTTRFLVNPTGKFVVGGPQGDAGLTGRKIIVDTYGGYARHGGGAFSGKDPTKVDRSAAYAARYVAKSIVKAKLAKKAEVQLSYAIGVAKPISILVETFDTGVISQANLTELINKYFDLRPAAIIKEFDLRNLPQKMGGTFFRKTASYGHFGRRDLDLPWEKVEEKAAQLAEASKVFL, encoded by the coding sequence ATGAGTGATTTCATTTTCACTTCAGAATCAGTAACTGAAGGTCATCCTGACAAAATATGTGATCAAATTAGTGACGCTGTTTTAGACGCTTTATTGACAGAAGATCCAGAAAGCAGAGTTGCATGCGAAACTGTTGTAAATACGGGTCTTTGTTTACTTACTGGAGAAATAACTTCAAAAGCAAAAGTCGATTATATCAAACTTGTTAGAAATGTAATTAAAGAAATTGGATATGAGGGCTATAGAGCAGGTGGTTTTGACGCAAATAGTTGTGCAGTTTTAGTAGCACTTGACGAGCAATCACCAGATATTTCTCAAGGAGTAAACGAAGCAGATGATGTTAACGATGATTTGGAAGATAATACCGGTGCTGGCGACCAAGGCATAATGTTCGGCTATGCATGCGATGAGACGCCTGAATTAATGCCCTTACCAATTAGCTTGGCTCATAGATTAGCCATTCAACTTTCTAAGGTAAGGCACGAAAACATGCTTAATTATCTACTCCCTGATGGTAAAACTCAAGTAAGTATTGATTATAAAAATGGAGTGCCACTATCGATTAATACCATTTTAATTTCAACTCAACATAATCCTGAGATAGATGGTATTACAAATGAAGAAGAAATTCGTCAAAGAATAAAAGAAGATTTATGGAAGAATGTTGTACTCCCTGCTACTGAGGATTTAGAAATCAAACCAAACATTCAGACAACAAGATTTCTAGTCAATCCCACGGGCAAATTTGTCGTAGGGGGGCCTCAAGGTGATGCGGGACTTACTGGAAGAAAAATTATAGTAGATACTTATGGGGGTTACGCAAGACACGGAGGAGGGGCATTTTCGGGTAAAGATCCCACAAAAGTGGATAGATCAGCTGCTTATGCAGCACGTTACGTAGCAAAAAGTATAGTTAAGGCAAAATTAGCAAAAAAGGCAGAAGTACAATTAAGTTATGCAATTGGAGTTGCAAAACCGATTTCCATTCTTGTTGAAACTTTTGATACTGGCGTTATTTCACAAGCTAATTTGACTGAGCTCATTAATAAGTACTTTGATTTAAGACCAGCAGCAATTATAAAAGAATTTGATCTAAGAAATCTACCCCAAAAAATGGGTGGTACATTTTTCAGAAAGACTGCATCCTATGGACATTTTGGCAGAAGAGATTTAGATCTTCCTTGGGAAAAGGTAGAAGAAAAAGCAGCCCAATTAGCAGAGGCTTCCAAAGTATTTTTATAA
- a CDS encoding 30S ribosomal protein S1: protein MNENSSQTIKEISEDQEIKNSSELDNNSASQNEEDLSFEKSDIPQADSSSSRTNTDFDNAGFTQEEFASLLGKYDYNFKPGDLVKGTVFALEPKGAMIDIGAKTAAFMPVQEVSINRVEGLNDVLQPSESREFFIMSEENEDGQLALSIRRIEYQRAWERVRQLQKEDATIYSEVFATNRGGALVRVEGLRGFIPGSHISARRIKDDLEGEYLPLKFLEVDEERNRLVLSHRRALVEKKMNRLEVGEVVVGSVKGIKPYGAFIDIGGVSGLLHISEISHEHIETPHNVLNVSDQMKVMIIDLDSERGRISLSTKALEPEPGDMLTDPQKVFSKAEEMAAKYKQMLFEQTDENEEIATASAETL from the coding sequence ATGAACGAAAATTCTTCCCAAACCATTAAAGAAATTTCTGAGGATCAAGAAATTAAAAATTCGTCTGAGTTAGATAATAATTCAGCATCTCAAAATGAGGAAGATTTATCATTCGAGAAGAGCGATATACCTCAAGCAGATTCTTCCTCTAGCAGAACCAATACGGATTTTGACAACGCAGGATTCACTCAAGAAGAATTTGCATCACTTTTGGGTAAGTATGACTATAACTTTAAGCCTGGCGATCTAGTTAAAGGTACCGTTTTTGCTCTAGAGCCCAAAGGGGCCATGATAGATATAGGGGCAAAAACAGCTGCTTTTATGCCTGTTCAGGAGGTTTCAATAAATAGAGTTGAAGGACTTAATGATGTTTTACAACCTTCAGAAAGTAGAGAATTTTTCATAATGAGCGAAGAAAATGAAGATGGCCAGTTAGCCCTCTCCATTAGAAGAATTGAATATCAAAGAGCATGGGAAAGGGTTAGACAACTCCAAAAAGAAGATGCCACTATATATTCTGAAGTTTTTGCAACAAACAGAGGTGGGGCTCTTGTGAGAGTGGAGGGCTTGAGAGGCTTTATCCCAGGCTCACACATAAGTGCACGAAGAATTAAAGATGACTTAGAAGGTGAATATTTACCTTTAAAATTTCTTGAAGTCGATGAAGAGAGAAACAGATTAGTACTAAGCCATAGAAGAGCTTTGGTTGAGAAAAAAATGAACCGACTCGAGGTAGGCGAAGTTGTTGTTGGTTCTGTAAAAGGTATTAAACCTTATGGGGCCTTTATTGATATTGGTGGAGTTAGTGGTCTATTGCATATTTCTGAGATTAGTCATGAACATATTGAAACTCCGCATAATGTTTTAAATGTGAGTGACCAAATGAAAGTGATGATAATTGACCTTGATTCAGAAAGAGGACGAATTTCATTATCTACTAAAGCACTTGAACCTGAACCAGGAGATATGCTAACTGACCCTCAAAAAGTTTTTAGTAAAGCTGAAGAAATGGCTGCTAAATATAAACAAATGTTATTCGAACAGACTGACGAGAACGAAGAGATCGCCACAGCTTCAGCTGAAACACTATAA
- the nrdR gene encoding transcriptional regulator NrdR has product MQCPTCQNTDSRVLESRSADSGKSVRRRRECLNCSFRFTTYERVETMPVSVLKKDGGRELFDKQKLFTGISRACEKTNFSSEEIINFVDGIESQIVQDSNKDIKSSHIGELILKNLRKENEVAYIRYASVYRKFNGVKDFISTLESLKGSSKNQLASIS; this is encoded by the coding sequence ATGCAGTGTCCAACCTGTCAAAACACAGATAGCAGAGTTTTGGAATCAAGATCTGCTGATAGTGGTAAAAGTGTTCGAAGAAGAAGAGAGTGCTTAAATTGCAGCTTTAGATTCACAACTTATGAAAGAGTGGAAACAATGCCAGTTTCAGTTTTAAAGAAAGACGGTGGCAGAGAATTATTTGATAAGCAAAAATTATTTACTGGCATATCAAGGGCATGCGAAAAGACTAACTTCAGTAGTGAAGAAATTATTAATTTCGTAGATGGAATTGAATCACAAATCGTTCAAGACTCTAATAAAGATATTAAATCTTCACATATCGGGGAATTAATACTTAAAAATCTTAGAAAAGAAAACGAAGTCGCCTATATAAGATACGCCTCAGTTTACAGAAAATTTAACGGGGTAAAAGATTTTATTTCTACTCTTGAATCTCTAAAAGGAAGTTCAAAAAACCAATTAGCTTCAATTTCATAA
- a CDS encoding photosystem II reaction center protein T, which translates to MEAFAYVLILTLAVVTLFFAVAFRDPPKFDRK; encoded by the coding sequence ATGGAAGCTTTCGCTTACGTTCTTATTCTAACTCTCGCAGTTGTAACCTTGTTCTTTGCTGTCGCCTTTAGAGATCCGCCTAAATTTGATAGGAAATGA
- the psbB gene encoding photosystem II chlorophyll-binding protein CP47, producing the protein MGLPWYRVHTVVINDPGRLLAVHLMHTALLAGWAGSMALYELAIFDPSDAVLNPMWRQGMYVMPFMARLGITSSWNGWDITGATGVDPGFWSFEGVAAAHIVFSGLLMLASIWHWTYWDLDLWEDSRTGEPALDLPRIFGIHLLLAGLTCFGFGAFHCANVGIWVSDPYGLSGHVEPVAPSWGVEGFNPFNPGGIVANHIAAGLMGIIGGIFHITNRPGERLYRALKLGSLEGVLASALAAVLFVSFVVSGTMWYGSATTPIELFGPTRYQWDSGYFKTEINRRVQAAIDDGATKSEAYASIPEKLAFYDYVGNSPAKGGLFRVGALVNGDGLPTGWQGHIAFQDKEGNELEVRRIPNFFENFPVILEDKEGNVRADIPFRRAEAKYSFEQTGITATIYGGDLDGQTFTDPAVVKRLARKAQLGEAFKFDRETYKSDGVFRSSPRAWFTYAHLCFGLLFLFGHWWHASRTLYRNSFAGIDAEIGDQVEFGLFKKLGDETTRRIPGRV; encoded by the coding sequence ATGGGATTGCCTTGGTATCGAGTTCACACAGTAGTTATTAATGACCCAGGTCGACTACTTGCTGTGCATCTTATGCATACTGCATTATTAGCCGGCTGGGCCGGTTCAATGGCTCTTTATGAATTAGCCATTTTTGATCCTTCTGATGCTGTTCTCAATCCAATGTGGAGACAGGGGATGTACGTTATGCCTTTCATGGCAAGACTAGGTATCACAAGTAGTTGGAATGGATGGGATATTACTGGTGCTACTGGAGTTGATCCTGGATTCTGGAGTTTCGAAGGGGTTGCGGCAGCACACATAGTATTTAGTGGCCTATTGATGTTGGCATCTATTTGGCACTGGACATATTGGGACCTAGATTTATGGGAAGATTCAAGAACTGGTGAGCCTGCTCTTGATTTACCAAGAATTTTTGGAATTCACCTTCTTTTAGCAGGCCTTACATGTTTTGGTTTTGGAGCTTTTCATTGCGCAAACGTTGGGATTTGGGTTTCTGATCCATATGGTTTAAGTGGTCATGTAGAACCTGTAGCACCTTCCTGGGGAGTTGAAGGATTTAATCCTTTTAATCCAGGAGGTATTGTGGCTAATCATATTGCAGCTGGACTTATGGGTATTATTGGAGGTATTTTTCACATTACCAACAGGCCTGGAGAAAGACTTTACAGAGCATTAAAACTTGGAAGTCTCGAAGGAGTTCTTGCTAGTGCTTTAGCTGCTGTATTGTTTGTTTCTTTCGTTGTTTCCGGAACAATGTGGTACGGTTCAGCAACCACCCCAATAGAGCTTTTTGGTCCTACTAGATATCAATGGGATTCAGGCTATTTCAAAACTGAAATTAACAGAAGAGTGCAAGCTGCTATTGATGATGGTGCAACTAAATCAGAGGCATATGCATCTATACCAGAAAAATTAGCCTTCTACGATTATGTCGGTAATAGTCCAGCTAAAGGGGGACTATTCAGAGTTGGAGCTCTTGTTAATGGTGATGGCTTACCAACTGGTTGGCAAGGTCACATTGCTTTCCAAGATAAGGAAGGTAACGAATTAGAAGTTAGAAGAATTCCTAACTTCTTTGAAAACTTCCCTGTCATTCTTGAAGATAAAGAAGGTAATGTAAGGGCAGATATCCCATTTAGAAGAGCTGAAGCAAAGTACTCATTTGAGCAAACTGGTATTACTGCAACAATTTATGGAGGAGACCTAGATGGACAAACATTTACAGATCCTGCAGTAGTGAAAAGATTAGCAAGAAAGGCTCAACTTGGAGAAGCATTCAAGTTTGACAGAGAGACATATAAATCTGACGGTGTATTCCGAAGTTCTCCAAGAGCATGGTTTACATATGCACATTTATGTTTCGGATTGCTATTCTTGTTTGGGCACTGGTGGCACGCTTCAAGAACTCTTTACAGAAATTCCTTTGCTGGTATTGATGCTGAAATTGGCGACCAAGTTGAATTTGGTTTATTCAAAAAGCTTGGAGACGAAACCACAAGAAGAATCCCTGGAAGGGTTTAA
- a CDS encoding 2Fe-2S iron-sulfur cluster-binding protein, whose protein sequence is MATIRFIREDLEVQCNPGENLRELVMKENLQLYGLKGILGNCGGAGQCSTCFISVEGGNKNSLSPLTSVEEEKLKNRPENWRLACQTLIKSSAVILTKPQSPPSNLEELKKISENKKLSR, encoded by the coding sequence ATGGCAACTATCAGATTTATCCGTGAGGACTTAGAGGTTCAATGTAATCCTGGTGAAAATTTAAGAGAACTCGTAATGAAAGAGAATTTGCAGCTTTATGGACTAAAAGGTATTTTGGGAAATTGTGGAGGAGCTGGACAATGCAGTACTTGCTTTATTTCAGTTGAAGGTGGAAACAAAAATTCTTTAAGCCCTCTTACATCAGTTGAAGAAGAAAAACTCAAAAATAGACCAGAAAATTGGCGACTAGCATGCCAAACATTGATAAAGTCATCTGCAGTAATCTTAACAAAACCACAATCCCCTCCCTCAAATTTGGAAGAACTAAAAAAAATAAGTGAAAATAAAAAATTATCACGCTAA
- the psbM gene encoding photosystem II reaction center protein PsbM: METTNFGFVASLLFVGVPTIFLIGLFISTQDGEKSSFYSDSSKGRLGPKR; the protein is encoded by the coding sequence ATGGAAACAACTAACTTTGGATTCGTAGCTAGTCTTTTATTTGTAGGGGTGCCAACTATATTCCTCATTGGTTTATTTATCTCTACTCAAGATGGAGAAAAGTCAAGCTTCTACTCTGACTCTAGTAAAGGTAGACTTGGACCAAAACGCTGA
- the prmC gene encoding peptide chain release factor N(5)-glutamine methyltransferase — MLCISVKEFLLWKKKQLSKGGDQQSFEVLLDCLGDISTRDLNLKILNPKGNLHLKKNLEFLESVWEDHLIRSCPIQYLCGLTYWRDLKLKVTNKVLIPRPETELIVDIVFNIFRRKSEKLFFAELGTGSGAISIALALAYPFSKGVATDVDQDALEIATKNYINSSKQSNLKFYCGNWWSPLENFKGKLDLAISNPPYIPKDTYEKLPKEVKNFEPKVALLGGEDGLKHIREIIQKAPIFLKEKGWLILENHFDQGEKVKQLFIKNKFTSIEIVKDLSGIGRFTIGRYK; from the coding sequence ATGCTTTGCATTTCTGTAAAGGAATTTTTATTGTGGAAAAAAAAGCAACTTTCAAAAGGTGGTGATCAACAATCTTTTGAAGTTTTACTTGATTGTTTAGGCGATATTTCGACTAGAGATCTAAATTTGAAAATTTTAAATCCTAAGGGAAACTTACATTTAAAAAAAAACTTAGAATTTTTGGAGTCTGTTTGGGAAGATCATTTAATAAGATCTTGCCCAATTCAATACCTTTGCGGATTAACTTATTGGAGAGACTTAAAATTAAAAGTTACAAATAAAGTACTTATTCCCAGACCAGAGACAGAGCTCATAGTAGATATTGTCTTCAATATATTTAGAAGGAAGTCAGAGAAATTATTTTTTGCTGAATTAGGGACTGGATCAGGCGCTATAAGTATTGCGTTAGCATTGGCTTATCCATTTAGCAAAGGAGTGGCAACTGATGTAGATCAAGACGCATTAGAAATAGCTACAAAAAATTATATAAATTCTTCCAAACAATCAAATTTGAAATTTTATTGTGGAAATTGGTGGTCACCTCTTGAAAATTTTAAAGGAAAATTAGACCTTGCTATTTCAAACCCGCCATATATTCCTAAAGATACTTATGAAAAATTACCCAAAGAAGTTAAAAATTTCGAACCTAAAGTTGCTTTATTAGGCGGTGAAGATGGTTTAAAACACATTAGGGAAATAATACAAAAAGCACCAATATTTTTAAAAGAGAAGGGCTGGCTAATTTTAGAGAATCATTTTGATCAAGGCGAAAAAGTAAAACAACTTTTTATTAAAAATAAATTTACATCAATAGAAATTGTGAAAGATCTTTCAGGTATTGGTAGGTTTACCATTGGAAGATATAAATAA
- a CDS encoding L-threonylcarbamoyladenylate synthase, whose product MDLVDCKSALKTLKSGLPIIFPTDTLPAIGCLPKFSNIIYEFKKRDRGKPLILMGSEHKQLIDYVHESAKEDYENIASKYWPGALTMVVPASEKQTTILTSNDLTLGLRIPNSYMAKSLMRETGPLLTSSANISGFKGSITVEGIALDFPSVKILGPIPWEKRSGKASTIIFWKKSGDWRLIREGEVLVRELH is encoded by the coding sequence ATGGATTTAGTAGACTGCAAATCCGCTTTGAAGACTCTTAAAAGTGGTTTACCTATAATCTTCCCAACTGACACATTACCTGCGATTGGATGCTTGCCAAAATTTTCAAATATTATTTACGAGTTTAAAAAAAGGGATAGAGGCAAACCCTTAATTCTTATGGGGTCAGAACACAAACAATTAATTGATTATGTTCACGAATCAGCTAAAGAAGATTACGAAAATATAGCTTCAAAATATTGGCCTGGAGCTCTGACAATGGTTGTTCCTGCGTCAGAGAAGCAGACTACAATCCTTACAAGCAATGATCTTACCCTTGGGTTGAGGATTCCAAATTCATATATGGCTAAATCTCTCATGAGAGAAACAGGACCATTGTTAACTTCAAGTGCAAATATTTCAGGTTTTAAAGGATCTATTACAGTCGAAGGTATTGCTCTAGACTTCCCTTCTGTAAAAATTTTGGGTCCTATCCCATGGGAAAAAAGAAGTGGAAAAGCAAGTACTATAATATTTTGGAAGAAAAGTGGAGATTGGAGACTGATTAGAGAAGGAGAAGTATTAGTAAGGGAATTGCATTAA
- the minE gene encoding cell division topological specificity factor MinE: MMTLRDLINKLLGRETSSANTARERLQLVLAHDRVDMSSLTTDLLDKMRKEILDVVAKYVEIDFDEVAVSLETEDRMTALVANLPIKRTISGEIKFKKADKANKDIKK; encoded by the coding sequence ATGATGACTCTCAGAGATCTTATAAATAAATTACTAGGCAGAGAAACGTCTAGTGCTAATACAGCAAGAGAAAGATTACAACTTGTACTGGCTCATGACAGAGTTGACATGAGTTCTTTGACAACTGATCTTTTAGATAAAATGAGGAAAGAGATTCTTGATGTTGTTGCTAAATATGTTGAAATTGATTTTGATGAGGTGGCAGTAAGTTTAGAGACTGAGGATAGAATGACTGCATTAGTTGCCAATTTACCAATCAAAAGAACTATTTCAGGAGAAATAAAATTCAAAAAAGCTGATAAAGCTAATAAAGATATCAAAAAGTAA
- the minD gene encoding septum site-determining protein MinD, whose translation MGKNTRTILICSGKGGVGKTTLTANLGIALANSGATTAVLDADFGLRNLDLLLGLENRIIYTAQDVLDKNCRLDQALVRHKKEPNLALLPAGDPRMLDWMKPEDMKKISELLSENFDFVLVDCPAGVEDGFKNALAACKEAIVVTNPELSAVRDADRVIGILNTSDIEPIQLVINRVRPNMMASQEMLSIEDVQGILSLPLLGIVLEDEQVIISTNRGEPLTLSDSRSPAKKCYLNVSQRLTNKDIPIIDPKKEGKSLKDKFMRLMQTKVF comes from the coding sequence GTGGGGAAGAATACTCGCACAATATTAATCTGTTCTGGTAAGGGAGGGGTTGGTAAAACAACTTTAACTGCAAACCTAGGGATAGCACTTGCTAATAGCGGAGCAACAACTGCTGTATTAGATGCTGATTTTGGCTTAAGAAATTTAGATCTTCTTCTAGGATTAGAAAATCGCATCATTTATACAGCTCAAGATGTTCTAGACAAGAACTGTCGTCTCGACCAAGCATTGGTTAGACATAAAAAGGAGCCTAATCTTGCTCTTCTACCTGCTGGAGATCCAAGGATGTTGGATTGGATGAAGCCCGAAGATATGAAAAAAATTAGTGAGCTACTTAGTGAGAACTTTGATTTTGTCTTAGTAGATTGTCCTGCTGGTGTAGAAGATGGCTTTAAAAATGCTCTTGCAGCCTGTAAAGAAGCTATTGTTGTAACTAACCCAGAATTATCCGCAGTGAGGGATGCAGATAGAGTAATAGGAATTCTTAATACTTCAGATATTGAGCCTATTCAACTTGTAATCAATAGAGTTCGCCCTAACATGATGGCTAGTCAAGAAATGTTATCCATCGAAGATGTTCAAGGGATCCTTTCTTTGCCTTTATTAGGTATTGTTTTAGAAGATGAACAGGTAATAATAAGTACAAATAGAGGAGAGCCACTGACACTTTCAGATAGTAGATCTCCTGCAAAAAAATGTTATTTGAATGTTTCTCAAAGACTTACAAATAAAGATATACCAATTATCGATCCCAAAAAAGAAGGCAAAAGTCTTAAAGATAAATTCATGAGATTAATGCAAACAAAGGTTTTTTAA
- a CDS encoding septum site-determining protein MinC, which yields MEIVLKNNKSKYLEIFSLLDLNNLHETFKRFSSIKEPLEAKIFAVNESISSHQLLKLKNHFDKINICSLCIYSNNRDTIISGKFLKIDSIYIKEQEIKNKLLSFNSKKKDDILHKGTVRSGERISSNGNLCIIGDVNPGAIVSAKKNIYVWGKLLGIAFAGKSGNKNASISSLYLNPLQLRIADLIAIGPKEKPKNCYPEIAVIDQQTIIIKPHIIENKN from the coding sequence ATGGAAATAGTTCTAAAAAACAATAAAAGTAAATATTTAGAAATTTTTTCTTTGTTAGATTTAAATAATCTCCATGAAACTTTCAAAAGATTTTCATCCATCAAGGAACCTTTAGAAGCAAAAATTTTCGCAGTCAATGAGTCAATAAGTTCTCATCAATTATTAAAATTAAAAAATCATTTTGACAAAATTAATATTTGTTCCTTATGCATTTACTCAAATAATAGAGATACAATAATAAGTGGAAAGTTCTTAAAAATAGATTCAATTTATATAAAAGAGCAAGAGATTAAAAATAAGTTACTATCATTCAATTCAAAAAAGAAAGACGATATTCTTCACAAAGGAACAGTACGATCGGGAGAAAGAATATCTTCAAACGGAAACCTATGTATCATAGGAGATGTTAATCCAGGGGCAATAGTTTCCGCTAAGAAAAATATTTACGTTTGGGGCAAATTACTAGGGATCGCATTCGCAGGGAAAAGTGGAAATAAAAATGCCTCTATTTCATCACTTTATTTAAACCCTTTACAGTTAAGAATTGCAGATTTAATAGCAATTGGACCAAAAGAAAAGCCCAAAAATTGCTATCCAGAAATTGCAGTAATAGATCAACAAACAATAATTATCAAACCACACATAATCGAAAATAAAAATTAA